The DNA region GCCTCTCAATCTCATCATCAGAGCCACCTCCCACTATGGCTCCCACCACCGCAGCAGCTTCAAGCAACGACGCCGTTTTATGGATATGTataaactcaagatgtttcagCCCCGCTTCATCATTTTCCTCGAAGCTCATCCCTTCTCCGGCAAGATCCTCAGCTTGTCCCGCAACGAGTCCTTCTGTTCCCACCGCTTGCGCCATCACCTGAACAGCCCGGAGAACCCTCTCTGGAGGAGCACCAGTGGATGAAGAGGTCTGTTTGACGGCCAAACCCATGAGTGCAACCGAGGCCAAGATGGCTATATCCTCGCCAAATACTTTGTGGTTGGTGGGTTTTCCGCGGCGGAGGCTGTCGTCGTCCATACAAGGGAGGTCGTCTAAGATGATAGACGACGCGTGGATCATCTCAACTGCACATGCAGAAGGCATTGCGGTTGCCTCATGGCCACCCACGAGCTCGCATGCAGCCAAACAAAGCATTGGTCTTACGCGTTTGCCGTCGGAGAGAAGCGTATACCTCATGGCCTCACGGATCTTGAGTACTGGTTCGCCAAGTGGAACGGCCTCGTCGAGTGCCTTATTGACGGTCTTGGACTTACGGACCATATACGACATAAACTCAGTTTCGTCGCTTTCAGCCGTCAGAGAGTGGCTGGTCAGCTGTGGCGTAGGCGTAGACGTAACCGCAATGTAAGACAGCCATAGGAATCTCCAAAATAATAATAGGAGAGAAAGAAGGATGGAGATGAGAGTGTAAACAAAAGCTTCTTGAGTTTCCATATTTAGGTTTGGTTTTGTTACTGTTTAAATCGAAATGGtgatacatattttaatatttatggtgGAAGGGCTTAGGGTAATCGAGtcacattttaataatttgtatcATACCCTgtctaatataaaaaaaaaattgtaacgtAGAACAGCTCATATCTCGTTGTAAGCTGTAATTTGAATACAGGAGGTTACAGCTCGGGGCACGTTGATTAAAATTGGAAAGTACTCTAACCAATGTTTTACGTTTGCATGGGCTAtgttaacgtatatatgaaacaCTTTTATAAGATAGAATGCTTGATTGCAAGACATAAATGTGTCAAAATGAGTAGCTAGCTTAACTAACAGTGAGTTCAAATCTTTCATAAGTTATCtcagtttattttatatatgagtttaataaaacttaaatttagatTGTTTGGATCATAAGTTAAACTAGGTTTTCACCCGCGCGTCTGCGCGgttataatatttcttttaataaataaatagttaaaatatatttagcatattatatctatgttttatataacatgtctatacataatattttattgtatcTGGTCatcaatattatattaatttataaatcttctAAATTAGTATTGTTGTCTAATTAACTACATTATACATTTTTCTTAATGCAAGTTTATTATGGTTTGAAAATAAATACGAATTTGAAAAATGTCCTTTTCATGAATTACTTGTTctgtaataaattatttataacgtgaaaatatatataatatatttattgggTCACGACAAagtgagaatatatatatatatatataatatatactaggtgattttcccgtgctcatgcacggatataaatatttataaaataaatatattataatagttGACTGCtataaactttaattttaaatttgattaataacttttatgcataatttatattaataatattacattactttaattaaacatatgattttatatatgttatatctagtcgatttagttatcatttaggtatattggattgcatttatttctctgaattcaactataatattttttattctaaatatattaaaagtttgattaatttttttaatttgcatttAGGTTAGTTGTTGTCTTccttaatattaatataatatattattttagatataaagttgattagtttatgttacttaattattttatgtaatcatcaacgaaattagatagatatatcaaaatatttatattactttgaaaatatatactttgtattatttaaaattatgtttttaaattaataatattttttttctaatatcaaaattatctttctgaaattttgtttttatgaaatcacattatatacaaatgttatatttttcatataagaaacaatagatataaagtaagtattttattacttcaaaagtatattttatgttatttaaaaatatttttaaatagaataatcttgtgaaatttcccttttttaatgaaatcatattatataatacatatatttgtttttaaattcgatttttagaattaataattttttcaatttaatatatatgttatatggaaaatttaaaaaaaggaaaataaaaaataatagtatttaaatgtaatatttttaatttattaaaggTATCAGTGTAATCAACTATCGTGAGAAATAACGTGAgtgcgacacataggaaactgacttctaaaattatattatagatagttttatattttgtattgtttaaaattatgttttaaaataaataaataatatttaaaaaaaaagaaaaaaaagatattttttttttctaatatcaaggaaactaaaaaataatagtatttaaatgtaatattttgatTCATTAAAGTTATCAGTGTAATCAACTATCGTGAGAAATAACGTGAgtgcgacacataggaaactgacttctaaaattatattatagatagttttatattttctattgtttaaaattatgttttaaaataaataatatttttaaaaaggaaaaagaaaaaaataatatatttctttttctaatatcaagattatctttctgaaatttgtttttatgaaatcacattatagacgaaaatatatttttcatctaagaaacagtagatataaagtaagtatttattacttcaaaattattatttatgttatttaaaaatatttttaaaatagaatactaatatcttgtgaaatttcctttttcatattatatatacatatattttcgtttttaaatttgatttttaaaatttataaattttcctttttaatatatatgttatatggaaaattttaaaaaggaaacctaaaaaaataatagatattaaatataatatttttaattcattaagggtatcaatgtaataaACCATcttgagagttaacgtgagcgcgacacataggaaactgacttctcaaataatattatagagatatataatACACTATATAATACAATATagtaaatattaataagaagAAGATGGATCCGTTGAAAATcttcattttagaaaacaattgGGCCTAAAATTTGGGCTACTATCTAATTCAATAGCATATTTAATTAATGTTCTTGTCTTTGTCGCTGGTTTAATAATTAAGCAAGTCGGGTGTTGGTTTAGCAATAATATAAAACGGCTGTGTATAATTTGAGTGGCAATACTTTGTAAATATTCAGAAAAAATCAGGgttaaatattaattgtacttcacttttaatagattagatgagtTAACTTGCCATACCAATTTTATTTCTGAAATTATTAATTCGAATCTTAATCTATGCAAAATCAatacttaaaagaaaaaaaatctaaaccatTGATAGGCTTTGGAAGTATTCAAAAGAATATAAGTTGTGAGATCTATTAATACAAAACCATGAGTGATTTTGTAAATGGAGAACGCTAAACCTAGGATGACAATACGTTTATAATGAAACTTATCAAACTCTTGAGTGATTAATCAACAAGTGATCTTCAAAGACTCAAACCTTCTTTTACCTTCACTGTCCGGAAACATCTTATCCAGTATAAAAATTTTAGAATGAAATTATCCAATACCTTTTGCCAATCACTGAGAACAGTTTTCCACAAGCAAAACACATGGTTATTCATTACATATGAAGTAGAGAACTAGGATCAAGAAAATTACAGACAGTTTCTTGGGAAAGAAGtagaaaaataatcaatttatgtttctTTAGAATTGCTTTTGTCCTACAAGATGAACAAAATATGTCTTGTAAGAAACGTTTTAATTTggaaaaagataacaaaattaaaatgggGAAAATAAATTACCAATTTAAAGTTATACAAAGAAGACCAGTTTGGACGCCACAAACACAATATTCAAATCAAAAGCAGCCAATAATAAACTCTTATGGAAACAAAGTACTAATAATCAAATGCCTTGTGGAATAAGacattagttttctttttttttattagaagcAAGTGGAAAAATAAACAGGAAGTTCATGTGTATACCAACCAGATCCGAGAAAGGTTTTCAATCAGTTAAAATGTCAAAATAAGAATTTAGACTTTTGAAAATGACATTTTAACTATAACTATGATATTGTTCTGGCTGTCGAAAAAAAGTCATAAATGATCCCAAATCATATAAACTATTCTGAAATCTAAAAATAAGTTCAACCAAATCGTCAATAGTTTAACTATAGCTAGCATCTTTGTACGAACAGCAATAGGAGTGATGGTTCAGTACTTTGACTGGGATATCAAAGGAGATAAAGTTAAGATGGACGAGGCTGCTGGAAGACTTTTCTTGGGCATGGCTCATCCCCTTGAGTGCACTCCTTCTCCTCGACCATCCTTTACCTTCTCACCCGGTGTAAGTTCCACTTAAGTTGCGCTTGCGGACATTTGATTGATATACGTGGTCCATAAGATTATTGTCTTCAGTAAACAATTAAAGAAACTTTCTTTCAAGTTTCACgtcattttatcaaattttatctATGTTGTATTTCCCAGAGTAACTTTAATTtcttgtggttgttgttgtctGAAAATCAGTAAAGCCATATAAACGTTGTGTTGTGTTCAAATTCCCGTTGCTTGTACTTAGATATACGCCTTGTTCGTTGGATATTTAAAATTGATCGTTGCGTAACTTCAGCgatcaatattttaaatgtgtaaCTGAAAATATATTAGCTGGATTTGGTTGCAACAATCATTTAAATTTTCTGATCGGAACATTTGTATTCAAGATATTTCTAATTCTGTCTGACTCTGATAATGGATTGAATGCATCGCAACGTCAGATTAGAGGAAGGTAATTCATGTGTTAATAGTACTTTGATCTCATCAAATTAGCAACTCCttaatttctcaaaataaaacGCATCATGAAGGACTAAAACATATGAGAGTGAATAATGAAATTTCACATTTGAAATTTTACAACAGTacttaaatttcttaaaattttcagaTTGTTTTGGAATTTTTACTACAGTacttaaaaattgttttaaaaatatcctAACTAGTATATAATTGATATGAAT from Raphanus sativus cultivar WK10039 unplaced genomic scaffold, ASM80110v3 Scaffold1234, whole genome shotgun sequence includes:
- the LOC108858872 gene encoding geranylgeranyl pyrophosphate synthase 10, mitochondrial-like isoform X2, encoding METQEAFVYTLISILLSLLLLFWRFLWLSYIAVTSTPTPQLTSHSLTAESDETEFMSYMVRKSKTVNKALDEAVPLGEPVLKIREAMRYTLLSDGKRVRPMLCLAACELVGGHEATAMPSACAVEMIHASSIILDDLPCMDDDSLRRGKPTNHKVFGEDIAILASVALMGLAVKQTSSSTGAPPERVLRAVQVMAQAVGTEGLVAGQAEDLAGEGMTAAVVGAIVGGGSDDEIERLRKYARCIGLMFQVVDDVLDVTKSSEELGKTAGKDVMAGKLTYPKVMGVEKSREYAERLNREAREHLRGFDSDKAAPLLFLADYIVKRQK
- the LOC108858872 gene encoding geranylgeranyl pyrophosphate synthase 10, mitochondrial-like isoform X1, which translates into the protein METQEAFVYTLISILLSLLLLFWRFLWLSYIAVTSTPTPQLTSHSLTAESDETEFMSYMVRKSKTVNKALDEAVPLGEPVLKIREAMRYTLLSDGKRVRPMLCLAACELVGGHEATAMPSACAVEMIHASSIILDDLPCMDDDSLRRGKPTNHKVFGEDIAILASVALMGLAVKQTSSSTGAPPERVLRAVQVMAQAVGTEGLVAGQAEDLAGEGMSFEENDEAGLKHLEFIHIHKTASLLEAAAVVGAIVGGGSDDEIERLRKYARCIGLMFQVVDDVLDVTKSSEELGKTAGKDVMAGKLTYPKVMGVEKSREYAERLNREAREHLRGFDSDKAAPLLFLADYIVKRQK